A window of Macrotis lagotis isolate mMagLag1 chromosome 1, bilby.v1.9.chrom.fasta, whole genome shotgun sequence genomic DNA:
AATGGCCCTAGCATTACTGAAAGTTCTGAGAGTGGGTCTTAAAAAATGGACACAAAATAATTGTTCAACTATAGATATTTTGAGGGGACCACAGATTGGACACAAGAGAAAGTGATAATACTGAAGGCAACTCATCGAGAAGTCTCTCTCTCAATTCTTCTAGATCAGAAAACAATCTCTCAGCAATCCTTTTGCCATGAGCTTTATGAGAAAGaaaccaagtcatttaatcatcaAATGAACTaatctctcatttctatttctacCACAGCTTCTGCATCTCAGAAATTAAGAACCATAAAGTCTGAATCTCTGGAAGATTCCAAACCACTACCTGAAAAGGAAAGGACAGTGGAATGCAGCTGTAATCATACCCCAGAGTCAAGTGCCCACCCTGGAGAGAAGGAAATCTCTACCATCTCAGCAAACTTACCATTTTCAACCACACTAGAAAAGAAACAGGATTCAGATGAAGCCACAAAGATCAATGAAAACCACCAGAATGAGCTCAGTACTCAGCAGGAGAGTCCCAAGGATAAAAAAGAAGATGCGGTGTTCCTTTCAGAAATGGTAAGGAAGCAGCAGTGGTTTGTCTAACTTGGAGAAGCCTctcccccatttttattttttttaggtttttgcaaggtaatggggttaagtggcttgcccaaggccacacagccaggtaattattaagtgtctgaagccggatttgaacccaggtactcctgactccagggccggtgctttatccactacgccacctagccaccccctctcccCCATTTTCTAAAGTGTTCTTGCTCTGATTGAAAATATCTCCTTCAAAACTAGAAGAGATCACAGCCAATCAGAACAGCATTGTAGTTACAGGTTGAATTTtcatatacttaaaaagaaatacaagttcACATgagattttcaatttcatgtacaaATATCCTCTTCTGTTATACAATGTATAtcaaactatatatattttttggtgTTTAGATCAAAACAAAGTTAAGGTTATGAAAAACAAACTCCccaaaaaaggaattagaaaaattttaataggGCTAGAAGGGACTTTGAAGATCCCATGGCCCAACCTCCtcctaatttttataaattctaaaactgagacccaaaggggttaagtgacttctcaaaATACATCATACTCAGTGTTACAgtacaaactttaaaaaacaaaccaactaaCCCAGGTCTTCTATCTCCATTCCAACGTCTTTTTATTCTACCAAAAGTTTTTTCCACCAAAGCACCTACAATCCCAGTTAACTAACATACAGTATAGTATGTAATAAGTGATTCATCAATGGCAGAAGCCATATATATGGAGCATTTGAGAGATTCTGGGAAAAATAGAGGACAATTAACATGGAGACTGGAATTAGAAAGTCCagagtttaaatctaacctcagacacttactgtttgacccaaggcaagtcaccctatttgcctcagtgtcctctgccaaggaaaccccaaagaTTCTGACATACttgaaagtgactgaacaacaatgaggGAAACacaggattttaaaaattctatactTAACCAGTTTTCAGTAGGAGTAGGCCAACTCTTGAGGTAGGGAAATTTTCAAAGATTGAAAACTTTTCCAAACCCTAACTAGATTTCTTCAATTCTAAATAAGCCTTTTGGTTTTGAGGTTTCCTGGGTGGAGTGAgggacagaaagaagggaaaaccAGAATCTACACTACATGGGGGAAGCCAGGAGAGAGACTAGTAAAATAAGTCAAAGTCTCAGGCtgttagaatttcaaattttggCTGTTATGGTCTCTTCGGGTATAAGTTATACTTAAGTGAATATGTATATTCAATCACTAATTATTTGAATGAACCCAAGGATGTACCTGACATCCAAATATTCACAAACTAGCAATTTTTCTGAAACCCAGTAGAAAGCCCAGGTTCATTTTCTGTAGAATGTaacctccttgaggacagagactctttcatttttgtctttgtacttaGTATCTATTAAGTGTTTTGCACATAGTTAGGGCATGATAAATGTTTGCCGAATGAATGAGTGAGTAAATGCATGAATGtcagaattgaaaaataaaaaccttctCTTGAGATAAAGGAATTTGTGATATATTTCAGGATGAAGATGACTCTTCAAGTGCCCTGGTGTGGCCTGAAATTCAACAAGAGCTAAAAATCATTGAATCTGAGGAAGAGCTCCAACCCCTACCATCAGCTGCCCCAAAGATCAGTTCAAGTCAACCAATTCCTATTTCAAGTCCAAAAACCACCCTTTCTCCTTGGACAAAGGACTTCTCTGATGATTCTGGCCTGTCTTCAGGCACAGTGGAAGAGACTAAAGATAAAACCTTTCAGGTCCCACCTCCAGAGGGTGCTCGTGTCCCTATGACTGGAGCCAAAGAGAACCCAGAGCAGCCTCACAGCCACCAGCAGACTGAACAGGACACAAACCAGCCCACAAGGGCCAACTCTACAATGACTCCCATGCTGGAAATGATTCCACTTGACTCTGCTTCTCCACAGGACAGTCTACTTATGGGGAGCTCAGGGAACCTACTTTTACCTCCCCTACCTCTAGAGCAAACTCTTCAGAAAGAAGACTCTGGAATAAAGAGCCTTGAGAGAGAAGAAACTTCAAAGGGTATGGGAACTAATCCTCATTCAGACCAAACTCAGGCTCTGGACAATCCTCATGACCCCAGCAGCTTCTACACAAGAGAAGAAGTTGTCCCAGCACAGAGTGAAATGCAAAATCccaaggagaagagagagaaactggCTTCAGAGGGAGGTTGCCCACTAAGGGAATTTGGAAGCATGTCACCTAAGGAGAGGGATACAACCAGTCTAATGCTTGAAACCTTTGATTATGATGAAGAAGACACTTCTACTGACATTGCACCACAGAGCTTAGAAATGGTAGAGCCTTGGGAGGACCACCACTGGGTCACAAGTCCTCTTCATTCTCCAACACTGAAAGATATTCAGGAAACTCGGCCACAAGAGCTCCTTCTCCTGAATCAAAGAGACAAGAAGCTCCCTCATAGACCCAGTTTCGTTCAGAGTCATTCCCTAGACAGTGAAACCACCATGAAAAATCAGTGGACTCATCCATTCCCTTCATCGAGTAACTGGGTTAGTCTGGGCTCATTGATAGTTTTTGACCCCTTACAGCTGTTGTCACCTAACAGAGAAAATGGTGACTGGGAAAAGAAGGCATCAAGACATTCCAAAGAGCTCTCAGAGCCAGAGGGAATAGAAGATGTCCATGGCATGAATTCAGAAAGAGACTTACAATCCAAAACAGGAAGAACTAGTCCCATCTgctttacagagaaagaaataaaagtcgaTCAAGAAAACCTTCCACCAGACTCTTCGATGCCCATGAATCAACAAGTTAGCCATCACTTAGAATCAGAGAATGTAAGGGAAAATAATACACCTGGAGCTCAGGATAAGGTCAGCCCTGGAATGTCTCTCATTACCAAAAGTGATTGGCTTCCTTCTCCCAGGTTACAGCTAAAGAATAATGATTGTGTACCTCCTAAAGGGAAGAATAGACCTTCTTCTCTCAACTTGGACTGTGTACCTCATATAAATGACTTCTTTAGGTTTGAGAATATGATTTCACTCAGTTCGCCTGGAAGCCAACTCCATGACCAAGTTGAAGCTAAAAGGGAAGATCCCAACTACCCATGGTCCTCCGTCTGTATGACCTCACCTCATGGTAAAGCAGACCCCTGGAGAATTCACTGTGGTCCCCAGGACCTAGATATGATCACTCATGCTCTAACAGGTCGTCGCAATTCTGCCCCTGTGAGTGTGTCAGCAGTGAGAACTTCCTTCATGGTCAAAATGTGCCAGGCCAGGGCTGTACCTGTCATACCACCCAAGCTTCAGTACACTCAGATTCCACAGCCACTCCAGGCTCAGAACACAGGGGATGATGCCCTTCCCCCAGTAGAGAAGGCCAAAGCAGAGGCCAGCCCAACCAGTGTGACACCTCCAAAGTCAGCTAAGGAAAACTCACCTCCTTCCCTAGGGAGACCTAGAGAAGAGAACACAAaccaagaaggaaaggaaaacaaggaatCCATCCAGACAGACCCCACATCTTTTGCATCCATTGACCACACCTCTTCTCCAGATCCATGTGTGTCTTGCCTCCTCTCCTCCCAAGATGTTTCAGGTCCCTGCAGAAAACGTACATCAGAAACAGAATCATCTGGAGACAATCCACTTTCTTCAAAAATTGAGCGATCATCTGGGGTTTCCAAACCTTTCCACAGGTCAAGGCCAGGAAGACCTCAAAGCCTAATCTTGTTTAGCCCTCCCTTTCCTATTATGGATCACCCATCTTCCTCTTCAGACTCCAGGGTCTTACTTTCCCCTATCAGAAGCCCCACCCAAACAATTTCTTCTGGTCTCATTTGTGGTGAGCTGGCTGAGAACACATGGGTGACTCCAGAAGGAGTCACACTAAGGAACAAAATGACTATCCCTAAGAATGGTCAGAGACTAGAGACATCAACCAGTTGCTTTTACCAGCCCCAGAGGAGATCGGTGATACTGGATGGAAGAAGTGGGAGGCAAATAGAATGACATGCTTTACTCACCACTCCTTCACTTGGAACCTTTAATTCTGTCTTAAAAGACGACAGGGCTCTGTTAAGATTTACCTGTGTATTATTTTATGGCAAACTCTTTTATTCCAGGGGAAAATTAGGCAGTTTTGGAATTTTCCAGgctttttgtttcccttttttttagcCATTCTACTGACAATCTTGGAGCCATTCAGGTGCTCATTAATACTTACCAACAGGATTGGGGTGTGCAGTGGAAGGGCAGATCAAAATGAAATTCAGATCAGTTCATTTTCCTGCTTATTAGTAGCTAAGGGGAAACATGTTCATTGAAAGATGACTAAAATGCAATTTGGAAATTATTTGAATTGCATTTATTCATCCAAGTTATCTATATCTAATATTATTGGAAGTTGGCCATAATGATAACAACCTTtgcaacaaagaaaaatctttttcctGTATCAGAAGAGATTGATTCTGAGGTTTCTGGtttcatgttttccttcattttatttaatgctttttaaAGCTCATGCTTCTTTAGTACCTAATTCTAATATACTTTATAAAATTCTATCAGAAAAGGGAGTAGATTTGGAAATATGAACCTACTGGGTCCTTAGAAATTCAGGCAGGTGGATTAACAAATATACTTTTTCCTTGGTGGGCTCACATCTGTTCATATCACCAAGTTGGTGCTACTGACTAAAGGTACAGCCTAGAAGATTTCTTAAAGCACCATAACAAATCCCATGATTAACATCAATTAAAAAGAgactttttctcatttatatttagCAGGGTATGAATTTGCCTGCCTTACTCATTTACAAACTCAGTCACTCAGAGAAAGACATTGAGGGCTCTGATAATGATAGAAGCTCTTTTTATTTAGGGGCACTGAAGGGTTAAATTGAAGTTATTTTGCTTCCCTCCAAATCTTCTTTCAAATGtcagaatgaaaaaatatgttaTAATATATGTCCCTGGATAGAAAATCTGGAATTGTACCTTTTAGCTGGTGGAAATAGATTCCTCCTTATCCTCTCTTTCCTCAAAGGGGGGTGATTACTGTGGGGGGAAGGATGAAGAAGGGAGACAGTGGCTAAGGAAGAGGTTCCCTGTCCTTATCTATCCCAAGGTAAGAGCCACCCCTATAGAAGATACATTTAAGTGTGCcaataaatcatttctttctctctgccttctcAGTTCTCATAGATTTGAGAGAGCCTTTCTCTTTCCATCCATCCTCATGCTCATACATGCTCCTTGGTCTACTTTCTCCAGATACTTCAGGAAGAATCTAGCCTAACATTCTTCTAGTCCCCATTAGTTCCTCCTTTCTTATTGGATGGAAGAAAAACAATCTTAGCATAATCTAGAGTCAGGCTTTGGAAAAAAAGCTCTCCAGCTTCAATTCCTCCAAGACAAAATAAACCTATATACCAGTTCATTTGCTTTGCTGCCCCAATAAAGGAAACTTTCCTGTTTGTAGGTCAAAAGGAGATGGGACCATATTGATATTTTCCCTAGTAGCGCATGTCATCTCTACCCTTGCTATCCATTTTTCAGATCAAGTCCTAGCTAACACGCTTGTCCATCAAAGAATTGGGCAAGATGATGCCTTGCACTGACCTAATGACTTTCCACatcattcatttataaattcaAAAATGTTAGCACGAGAAGGGTTATTAGATGCCAAGTCTCTCATAAACATAAGacccaggaaaagaaaatgacttgcctaaggtcatacaacttaGCAAATGTGAGAACTCAATAATCGAACATTCACTTTTTTCCAATAAACCAGAACATTTTTTGCACTGATGTCTTGATCAGAGGTATCTGACAGGTTATTGTGTAGGAAGTAATGAACTAGTTGATCTGGGGGAGAGACCTGTATACCAGGAAAATTGAGATAGGCTGAACAGAGGCTCAAGATCGTTGGTTGGTTTTGATACATTCCTAACAGGTCTCATGCTAGAAAAATGGTAATACCAACTCCTTAGGAAATACCCCAAATCATCTGAATCAACCTATATAAATTTTATCCCATTCATGTCCTAAGTAGAGTAAGAGAATGGTGGATGGGCACAGCAGAGGAAGTAGATATTCAGGGGGTAAGGTAAGAGGATATCCTTTAAAATTGACCTGTATGAATGGATTTGATTGGCATATAATGACATTTGGAGTCACATTAAGTAAAAATAGTTGTGGTGAGGTTATGAATTTGATATCCAAGAATTTCAAGTGTAAAAGTAGTTTCATCTGCCAAAGGTACATTTCCAcccttaaaaaaattagtttttgagACAATTCAATTCCTAGGCTTTCACCAAGTGCTCTTTGATATGGACTACCATCTCTGTCCCATATAAACATAGAATATAAATGATGAAAGCTTCAACATTTTATTTCAGTCAGGAAATCTCCAAGTTCAGTAAAGGGAGATTTAAAATAGATTATACTATTTTGAATTCTTGACTATTAACACACTAAgagttcatttttgttcttttgctatTAGATTGAAAAGCCATCGGTTTGCTTATTAATAAGTGATTAAATTTTCATTGCTCAGTGTTTGATTTCATGT
This region includes:
- the ARHGAP31 gene encoding rho GTPase-activating protein 31, whose product is MKNKGAKQKLKRKGATGAFGCDLTEYLETSGQDVPYVLRSCAEFIETHGIVDGIYRLSGVTSNIQKLRQEFGSDQCPDLTREVYLQDIHCVGSLCKLYFRELPNPLLTYELYEKFTQAVSHCPEEEDQLARIQNVIQELPPPHYRTLEYLIRHLTHIASFSSKTNMHTRNLALVWAPNLLRSKEIEAIGCNGDAAFLAVRVQQVVIEFILNHVDQIFSNSSCSIENDENRPIMKSLTLPALSLPMKLVSLEEAQARSLATNHPARKERRENSLPEIVPSTGTLFHTVLELPDNKRKLSSKSKKWKSIFNLGRSGSDSKSKLNRNGSVFVRGQRLSEKATIRPAKSMDSLCSLPVEGKETKGHFNRTATTGGFFIPAIKLQTTSTGSSCDLSKQEGEWGHDGGPAGAEGGSVARPPPEQLKVFRAVEDPENDQASPKMLAMFYTSNDNPSKSVFSSSLFQMESSPRHQRKALNISEPFAVSVPLRVSAVISTNSTPCRTPPKEMQSLSSLEESSFQGAEGGGWPGFEEEKTPVADISAASASQKLRTIKSESLEDSKPLPEKERTVECSCNHTPESSAHPGEKEISTISANLPFSTTLEKKQDSDEATKINENHQNELSTQQESPKDKKEDAVFLSEMDEDDSSSALVWPEIQQELKIIESEEELQPLPSAAPKISSSQPIPISSPKTTLSPWTKDFSDDSGLSSGTVEETKDKTFQVPPPEGARVPMTGAKENPEQPHSHQQTEQDTNQPTRANSTMTPMLEMIPLDSASPQDSLLMGSSGNLLLPPLPLEQTLQKEDSGIKSLEREETSKGMGTNPHSDQTQALDNPHDPSSFYTREEVVPAQSEMQNPKEKREKLASEGGCPLREFGSMSPKERDTTSLMLETFDYDEEDTSTDIAPQSLEMVEPWEDHHWVTSPLHSPTLKDIQETRPQELLLLNQRDKKLPHRPSFVQSHSLDSETTMKNQWTHPFPSSSNWVSLGSLIVFDPLQLLSPNRENGDWEKKASRHSKELSEPEGIEDVHGMNSERDLQSKTGRTSPICFTEKEIKVDQENLPPDSSMPMNQQVSHHLESENVRENNTPGAQDKVSPGMSLITKSDWLPSPRLQLKNNDCVPPKGKNRPSSLNLDCVPHINDFFRFENMISLSSPGSQLHDQVEAKREDPNYPWSSVCMTSPHGKADPWRIHCGPQDLDMITHALTGRRNSAPVSVSAVRTSFMVKMCQARAVPVIPPKLQYTQIPQPLQAQNTGDDALPPVEKAKAEASPTSVTPPKSAKENSPPSLGRPREENTNQEGKENKESIQTDPTSFASIDHTSSPDPCVSCLLSSQDVSGPCRKRTSETESSGDNPLSSKIERSSGVSKPFHRSRPGRPQSLILFSPPFPIMDHPSSSSDSRVLLSPIRSPTQTISSGLICGELAENTWVTPEGVTLRNKMTIPKNGQRLETSTSCFYQPQRRSVILDGRSGRQIE